The following is a genomic window from Parus major isolate Abel chromosome 14, Parus_major1.1, whole genome shotgun sequence.
CTGCCCAAGGAGAGCACACACAGGTAATGGCATTGTCCTCTGCTGCCCCTCCCTGGGGGGTCCCCTTGTCTTCACACACAGCCTCACAGGCTTGCTGGAaaagggagctgctccctgcatcAGCGCTGGTCATGGAAAACGGGATTCAGTTCCTCTGTAGTGCTGAGGGTGGCACAGATGAGGCAGGATGTTCTGGCTCTGAAATCAGATCTATGGTCCCAGGAGGTCAGGGGAGCTGATTGTCTCCATCTGCTCTGTTCTCATGAGACCCCTCCTGCAGTGCTCCTTCCCAGTCTGGAGGCACCAGCAGGaggacatggagctcctggagatattccagagggccacagagatgctccaagggctggagcctctctgctctggagccaggctgggagagctgggggtgctcacctggagaggagaaggctccagggacacctcagagccccttccagggcctgaaggggctccaggagagctgcagagggacttgggacaagggcctggagtcacaggacacagggaatggcttcccagtgccagagggcagggatggatgggatattgggaaggaattgttccctggcagggtgggcaggccctggcacagggtgcccagagaagctgtggctgtccctggatccctggaagtgtccaaggccaggatgtggtttggagaagcctgggatagtggaaagtgtccctgccatggcagggggtggaatgagatggtcaGGAAGGTCCATTTCAAACTCTTTTGTgtttccatgattctgtgatctgtggtAGCTGAGGCAAGAACAAGCAGCCAGTGGAGCCCAAAATCTGtccttggggacaggggtgggTTCAATGCCACAGGTCACCCTGGGGTTGGATGCAGGACTGATTCCCAGAGGGTCTTTACCCATGAGTGCCCCCTCCCATGAGTGTTGGTGTCTGACATCTCCCTTCTCTGCTCAGGTTTGAGGCTCTGttcacagagctggagcagcgGCGGGAGGAGCTGGGCATCGCCAGCTATGGTGCCTCAGTCACCACCATGGAGGAGGTGTTCCTCAGGTAGGTGGAGAGGTGACCAGTGTGCTTTGGTGAtgtccagcacagctctctgggGCACTTGTTTGCTTTGGTCTCTTGGCTTTGGCTTCCCCAGCTCAGAACAGCTGTATCCAGCCTGGATCTCTGTTTCATCACCTACTTtccctcctggcacagggttGGGAAGCTCGTGGACTCCAGCATGGATATCCAGGCCAtccagctgcctgctctgcagtaCCAGCATGAGAGACGCTCCAACGACTGGGCCATGGATGACTCCAGCAGCCTGAGTGGCATGACGGACATGACGGATGACAGCGGGGCGCTCATCACCGAGGACTGCTCCAGCATCAAGCTCAACACTGGGGTGAGTGCTgggggctcagagcagcaggaatggggaGGGATTATGTGAAAAGGGGGGGGTGAATTAGGGTTACCAGGTGGAGCCTCCCCCATGGTTGCTCTTGTTGCATGTGGTTTGGAACATCAAACTGAAAGATGGAGCTGGAATCTGCATCATTAGGACAAATGATTTTTAGGGGTGGTAGGGTTGGTCACTTCCACCCTCTTCATGTTAAACTGGGAGTCTGAGTTGCTCTTCAAGGTGATCTAATGTGGTTTTCTACCTGCTGTTGTTCCATCATGGGGGTTTTTCAGAAGGAAGGTGAGAAAATCCATCTTCCTTCCCTCGCTAGGCTCATGTTCCAGTTCCCTGGCAGCCCTTCATGCCCCACTGCCTCGGTGCCTGTGATCAATATCTCTTGTCTCCTCAAGGGCACGTTTCACaggcagagggggagaaggaTGTTGCTGGGTTTGAAAAGCACAAAAGGTGTTTGCAGGGGCTGGGCACTCACAGGTTTCTCAGCCGGTTGCTCTGGCTGACAGCTGCCCTGCAGTAATCCTGTTTGGgagcctcagctgctgggaggtgGAGGAAGGTAAAGGTCATGGCTAAAGCTGCTTTTAACATCTGAGATCTCAAAGTGAGTGTGACTCCTTCAGAAGCCCTGGAGTTGGATGTGCTGGAGTTGGGCAGCTGCCCTGCTAATCCCTTTATAGGCTTAGTTGGagagcaggctctgctgcaggctggcatACAGGATGGGGGTGGTTTGGGGTCATCTTCCACATCAGCTGCGAGGGGTGATGTgtctgcagctggcagggctgacCATGACCTGGCCTCTCCCCTCGCAGTTCtacctgtgctgccagcagttCTACGCCATGTTCATGAAGCGCGCCATGTACAGCTGGCGCAACTGGAAGATGGTGGCAGCACAGTTCCTTGTGCCGCTGATCTTCACTGCCTTTGCCCTCGTGGTGGCCAAGACCTTCCCGGGCCCACGGGACTCGTCCTCGCTGCGGCTGACGCTGGAGCCCTACGGCCAGACCATCGTGCCTTTCTCGGTGTCGGGCACCGCGGGGCTGCCGCAGAGGCTGGCGGAGGAGTACACGGAGCTGCTGGATGCCCAGCGTCAGTCGCCACTGGAGGTGCTGGGTGAGGCTCTGGGAGCACCCGTGGGGCAGGTGGTGCCCAGTAGGGTGCCCAGGGAGCACTGGTGTGGGTGGTTTAGGTCCCAGCTGCGGCATAGCTGatcctttctttcctgcatgGGAGCGCAGCATCATTGGCAGGACCTCTCTTCacctgagcagagctgccttcaTAACCCCATTTGATTCCAGTTATGTCCCATTAACTGGAACGGGCTCCCTAGGgaatggtcacagccccaaggctcCCAGAGCTCAAGGAGCTTTGGACAATGCTTTCAGGCACAGGGTGAggttgttggggtgtcctgtgcagggccaggagttgaactaccatgatccttgtgggtccttccCAGGGGATTCTATGgatctgtgtttctgtgatcaGGACTAGGGGCCCACCAGGGCTGAGTCTGCCTGGGCTCTGTTCCAGTTGGCCTCAGTTAGCTCTGGTGTGATGGAGCTGTCTGTAACAGCGGTGGTGTTTGGCAGGTGGGCTGGAGGAGTACCTCATCTCCCGGGCCTCCGAGGAAGGAGGAGCCTTCAACGAGCACTACATTGCAGCCGCCTCCTTCGAGGGCGTGGGGAACCACACGCTGGTCACGGCGCTCTTCAACAACCAGGCCTACCACTCCCCAGCCACCGCCCTCATGCTGGCTGACAGCGCCATCCTCAGGGTGCTGGCAGGCCCCAACGCCTCCATCACCGTCACCAACTACCCCCAGCCCCGCAACATCACCGAGAAGGCCAAGGACCAGCTCATGGAGTATGTGTGATGATGGCAGAGGTTCACTTTCCTGCTAGGGCTCAGAGCTCCCATGGGTGCTGGTTGGCTTGGTTGTGCTGGGGTAGGTGGagaagccaggctggagctttTCAGACCCAAATATAGCTGTGATTGTGCTCAGGAGATCAGGGGAGCAAAGCTGTGGAGATGACTTCCCTGCTGAGCCTGGCAGTCATGTCACCACATGCACATCTCAGAGGTTGGCTGTTCCCCTCCAGATACTGGCTGGGGTTTTTCCTGGGTACTCATAGTAGGGGAGGCCATGTGGCCATGGTCTTCACAAAATCCCACATCCAGGGCCTCTGAACCTCACCTAGACCAGAGGGGCCATGTCTGGGACCTCACCAAGTCTGGGTGTAGGTTTGTGGTGTGCAGGGTGGGCTGTGTCTTTTTGTCTCCCTTCAGTGTTTCTTCAGCATGTTGGCACAGTGTAGTCTCTTCAAGAAGCCCAGTGTGGATGTGCTGGCCACAGCTTCCTCAAGAGGGGCAGCTTCCTCAAGAGGtgctgatctctgctctgtgaccaGACACAGGACACAAAGGAATggctgaagctgtgtcaggggagggttAGGCTTGAAATcaagaaaaggttcttcccccagagggttGTGGGGCACTggttccccagggaatgggcacggcctTGAGGCTGCCAGATGGGATGGAGATGAGCCTGGCAAACAgtccaggagtgtttggacagcgctgccagggatgcccagggtgtGATTGTTGGgatgtctgtgcagggccaggggtcAGACTGGTGATGATCCCTGTGGATCTCATCTGagactgttctgtgattctatgctGTCCTTGTGCAGCCTTGGCACTGGATTGCTGAGGTGCCCCTGCCCTAACATGTCCCCCTGCCCCCACAGAGGCCAGACTGGCTTTGCAATTGCCATCAACCTGCTGTATGGGATGGCCTCACTCGCCAGCACCTTTGCGCTGCTCCTGGTCAGCGAGCGCGCCATCAAGGCCAAGCACGTCCAGTTCGTCAGTGGCGTTTATGTGGTCAACTTCTGGctttctgccctgctctgggacaTCATCAACTTCCTCATCCCTTGTGCTCTGATGTTGGTGAGTCACCCCTGGCAACCCAATGCCATCCCCATTGGTGAgagtgctgggtgctgctcctctgggatgTGTGTGGGATGTGTGGACAAGAAAGCTGTCCCTtggtcctgctgggagctggaccATGCCCAGCATGTCCATGCAGTTTCCTCTGGCAGCTGAACACTTTGCTGTTGGGACTAGAAAATGTCAAATCTGTGGGATCTTAGAGATGAATTCCCCAGATCTGCCCTTCTGCATCCCAGTCTGCAGAAGGGGCctcccctggggacagctgtgggcTACTGGTAAGACCCATCCATGAGGGGTTGTCTGGGTCAGTGCAGTGCTGATGTCACCCTGGGCCATTGGGACAAGGAACCATCACCTGAGGTCAAGCCAAATGTGCCTTTTCCCCACATTGCTTTGCCCCAGGTGATATTCCAAGCCTTCAATGTGCAAGCCTTCACCCAAGACAGTCACCTCGTTGATGTGATGCTGATCTTCCTCCTTTATGGCTGGGCCATCATCCCCCTCATGTACCTCCTCAGCTTCTTCTTCTCAGTGGCAGCCACAGCCTACACCCGTCTCACCATCTTCAACATCCTCTCCGGCACCGCCACCTTCCTCGCCGTCACCATCATGAGCATCCCAGGTGGGTCACTGCCCTCTGTACCTGCCCAGCCATCACCAACAAGGTCCAGACCCCAGGTGGGCTCTCTCACCCCAGGGCTGTTCCCACAACAGCCATAAAACCCTACAACAGTCCATTCCTACCCATTAAATGTgataaaatatgtttgttttccctctaAACCTGGCGGTATCAGGGTTTTTTCTCCCAAACCAGCAGTCTCTAATCCATTGATCCACCTGTTTTCTCTCAGAGCTGGGCTTGGTGGACCTCTCCAAAACCTTGGATAAAGTTTTTCTTGTCTTACCCAATTACTGCTTGGGTCAGTGCATCAGTGACTTCTACCAGAACTACGAGTTCATTCAGTTCTGCACCTCCTCTGTTGAAGCCATCTTCATCTGCAAGGCCTTCAGTGAGTCTCTACATCCTCACCTGGCCAAcccccacagcatccctgggggGTTGTGTGGGGTGGATGGAGGAACTGGGCAGTATCATGGGGCCTCTGCCTGGGCAGTAGCTGCAGGTACCATTTTAGAGCAAAAACTGGGCAGTGTATTAGGACATACATAGGAAAAAGTTCCTTAACTGGATCACCTTACTCATGATTTGGAGGAAAATGTGGGCTAGGGGAAGTTTCACAGATGAGTAAAGAAATCCCAATCCCAAGACTGGTGTCCTCTGCCTGCCTCCACTGGGCATCTTCTGCCAGATCCCCTCCAGACCCATATCCTCTCGTGGGAAGCATTGGGCAGGGAGCCAGAGTGGGATGGAGATGAGCCTGGCAAAGCTTTGGCTTCACAGCTTCCTCTGGAGTTTATCTGCCTCTCCTCAAATTGTGGATTAATACaggagttgatttttttccatctttcttcaGATATCAGTTACCAAATGAATTACTTTTCCTGGGAGACCCCTGGGATCGGGCGGTACCTGACCTCCTTGGCTGTCCAGggtttctccttcctcttcctcctcttcctcattgAGACAAACCTCCTCTGGAGACTGAAAACTCTGGCCTGTGGCATCTGCAGGCGGCGGAAATGGGTGAGTGAAGCACGTGGGAGGGAGCTGTGCCCTCTAAGCCCAGCCCAGGAGTCCCTGTGAGCTGGAGATGGGCCCTCATCCCCTAAATCATCTTCCCAGGGAACATTCTTGGAGCAGCCAGTCCTGTTAAGTGTGTGGATTGGCAAAGGGAGTGAGATATCCCCAGAGGTGGCTGATGGAAGGGCTGTatcctgccagggctggggacactggaggAACCCAGCAGCCAGGTGTCACAGAGTGTGTCTTCCCCTGTGTTCAGGTGGCCCTGCTGAACAGGGTGTCTGtgctgccagaggacagggacgTGGCAGATGAGAGGAAGAAGGTTTTGGAGTCACCACCAGAACTGCTGTCATCTCTCAGCAGTCCTCTGGTCATCAAGGAGCTCACCAAGGTGAGGTGACACGACCTGAGCATCCTGCTGCCATCTGAGCCGTGTCCTCGGGCCTGCCTTGCCGTGCCATCGAGCGTGACACGTGTGTGCTCTCCTCCAGGTCTATGACAGCCGGGAGTCCCTGCTGGCAGTGGACAGGATCTCCTTGGCAGTCAGCAAAGGGGAATGCTTTGGTCTCCTTGGCTTCAACGGAGCGGGCAAAACCACCACCTTCAAGATGCTGACGGGTGACGAGAGCATCACATCGGGGGATGCCTTTGTGGATGGCCACAGCATTCTGGCCAACATCAAGAAGGTACCCAAGGCTGCAGGGGCGAGGGTGGTGTTGGAGACCATCCTGTGTTTGGCTGGGCTGAGCCACATTGCAGATGCCTCCAAGAGGACACGGTTGCAGTTCCAGAGGCAGAGACAATATCCTGGGGACATTGTGTCCTTGGCTAGCTCAGCTCTCCACTGTCTGGCCATGTGGTAGCAGTCTCCTCTCCACTGGGATTACAGATGTGATACAAATGGAGGCCAAACTTGGTGAGGGTAGGAGACCCTTCATCAAAGGGTTTACCTCCATAGTAGGAAATGTGGGAAATATTGGAGAGTGGTCTGTAAAATGAGGGTATCAAACCTTTCCAGACCTCTGCTAGGGGTCTCTTTGCCCACTCCCTTTGGAAGAGGAAGAGATGAGCAGGGATTAGGCTTTTGGTCTGGTCCCTCCTCTGCCACTGTCCcagatttcacagaatattctgatttggaagggacccacaagtACCATCAAGTCCAAGTCTTAAGTGAATGGGGATCCCAGACAAGGTCAGACATGAAGAATACTCCTTGAGAGCATGCCCCAAATTGCTTCTTTCCCTGAAACTGCCTTCTCTCATGCTCTCGTCCCTGGAAGTGACCAGGACATGGGGGAGGTACCAGCCCTCTGGgactttccttttcctgagagCCTGGGCACCCCAAAATGGTccctcacagtgaagaacaAGCTTGGCAGATGCATTGTGAGCCCACCCATTTGCTGTCCAGAGACAcatctgtccatccctgtcagcccagctgctccagggggcATTTCCCTTGTTCCACCCACGgtttcagagctgcagctcagttcCCATCACTCTGAGCAAAACctcacagaggagcagcacagcctgtgggTGTGCAGGCACCTCCAGCTCAGAGAGCTGCCCGTGAGCTGATTGCCGTGTGCTCCTCTCGGCCCAAGGTGCAGCAGCGGATCGGGTACTGCCCGCAGTTTGACGCCCTGCTGGAGCACATGACGGGGCGCGAGACGCTGAGCATGTACGCGCGGCTGCGCGGCATCCCCGAGCGCTACATCGGCAGCTGCGTGGAGAACATGCTGcgggggctgctcctggagccacACGCCGACAAGCTCGTCAGGACCTACAGGTGAGAGCAGGCGTGGACAAACTGTTGTCCCTCCTCTTGCCTGATGCTCCCTGTGCTCACAGCGGGGCTCTGTCCCCGTTCCTCGCTCCCATTTTCAGCCGAAGGTTGCGCTCGATGATCTCGCAGGTCGTTTCCAACCttaatggttctgtgattcctcTGCAGCGGTGGGAACAAGCGGAAGCTGAGTGCTGGCATTGCCCTCATTGGTGGCCCCCCCGTGATCTTTCTGGATGAGCCCTCCACTGGCATGGACCCCGTGGCCCGGCGCTTGCTCTGGGACGCGGTGACACGGACACGGGAGTGTGGCAAATCCATCATCTTCACCTCCCACAGGTAACACTTGGCTGGGTAGGGCTTGGTGTGAGAGATCAGGGAGAGTGGTGGGATCCAAGGGATGGAACACACCTCCAGGGGAGGGTGGGTGGGCATACACTGCCTGCAGCCAGTGGCTGGCTTTACCCAAATCTCCCTCCTTGAAGAGTCCAGAGAGAAGTGACCTCCAGCCACTTCCCAGAAGCTTCTGCTGGAGTCCTGGTGCTTAcatgcccagagaagctgtggctgccccccTCCATGGAAgcgttcaaggccaggctggactgtgcttggagcagcctgttctagtggaaggtgtccctgcctatggcagcAGGTGcaatgagatgagctttaaggttccttccaacccaaaccatcctgggattctctgaACGAGTgctctccttcctgcagcatGGAGGAGTGTGAGGCGCTGTGCACACGATTGGCCATCATGGTGAACGGGCAGTTCAAGTGCCTGGGCAGCCCCCAGCATCTCAAAAGCAAGTTTGGTAGTGGATACACCTTGCTGGCCAAAACCCGGAGTGAGGAGGAGGGTGAGCTGCAGGCCTTCAAGGCCTTCGTGGAGAAGACTTTCCCAGGTActgtgagctgctggagcagctgcccccGGAGCAGGGGCAGGGTGTGAACTTCAGCACATTCCCTAACACagagcctctccctgctccattCCCCAGGCAGTGTCCTGAAGCATGAGCACCAGGGAATGGTGCATTACCACTTGACCAACAAGAACCTCAGCTGGGCACAGGTAAGGGGGCACTGGGcacccttcccctgccccttcCCGTGTTCTCAGTGCTTCACTTTCTGTGGTGCATCCTCCCCACGCCATGTTCTGCTGTGGGAATGTGGCACAGGTGGGAACAGCTTCCCTGTGCTggcatctccctgctcctgcccctcgGCCCCAGGAGCCCCCTGGCAGTGGCTTTAGGTGGTGCCAGTGGGCACAGTGTGGTCCcactggggctgtgggtggtgcctttccccagctgctgaTCCTGAGGggtcccagcccagggacactGATAAAAACCCACAGCACAGATACAGTGTGTAACCCTCTGCATACAGTAAAGAGAGTTTTGTATAGAGCACATACACAGTATATTCTCTGTATATACTGTCTATATGTACATTATCTATAGTATGTAAATACCTGTATGCTATACAGAGATAGTCACAGCATACAGATAGTTCTCATATGCAGTATCTAaggttatatatatatgtattttatatatatatgtatattatatgCACTGGATGTAGTGTAGATAATACACTGTATGTTGTATATGTACaatatatactatattatatCCTTTATAGTATATATGATAATACTCTACAGATTATGTACTTTGGAGTATATACTCTATATCAAGTATATAGTATAGTCTATAGAGTATATAGAGGGTGTAGTatacaaattatataaaaactATGTATAGGATTATGTAACAACTAGAGAGAGTGggtttataaatatgtatattatatgTAGCTCAATATAAAATGTGTGTATGCTAAATACAGATAGTTATGTGTCATGTATTTAGTATCCTATGtaattatttctatattatatacatattttatatatataatgtgttAGCAGAAACCTTGGGCAGGGATTCAAACCCAGATaagtgtgtgtatatgtataaatacagatacacacacacatatatatatctgtgtatatatatatatatatatatatatataataattgtaattgtatatatgtatatacgTATGCATTTATCACATATAAATGTTCAAAGCAATCATATCCAcagcatatatttttaaatggtgtcAGATACTCCTGGCTTCCCCCACTCTCCTGCCAGGGAAGGTGTCATTTTCCTGGGTCTCCCAAGAGAAAAAagctttccctgctttccctgcgGGAGGCTCCCTATCACATCGTGGTGTTCCCTAGCACAGCCTGGGGGTTCCTCTGTCGAAGCCTGGGGTTCCCCCAGGGGTCCTGGGTGTCCCCCCACACCAAGTCACTCTGCCCTcatgtccctgccctcccttgcAGGTCTTTGGGGCCCTGGAGAAAGCCAAAGAGAAGTATCGCTTGGAAGACTACTCGGTGAGCCAGATCTCCCTGGAGCAGGTCTTCATGAGCTTCACTCGCTTCCAGCACTACACAGAGGACAGAGGGAAATGAGCCCTTCTGGTGCCCTTCATCATGGACTGGCCCTCAGCCTATACATAGTATATATAGAGACAGTAATTTATATATCAGCGTGTCTTAAATACTGTATAAATGTAAAACTTTTCACCGGGGAGGGGTGAGAGgatggcagctcctgctgctgtccccggCTCTGGGCGTGCGTGGGTGGCACTGCCACTCTCCAGccttcatccatccatccatccagcaAAAAAATCTGCCCAAAAGGCCGGGAGGAGCCTGGATGGGTGGGGAGGGGTGTTGGACTtgggctggcagaggaggagagggatgcCCTGTGCTCCCCCCTTCTCTGCCTGTCGCTCTCACCCAGCGGGAGGCTGCCTGTGGTCCTCACCCGCATGTCCGTGTGTTATTTGGTGATTGCTCGTGGTTTAGCCAGAGGCTGTCACAAGATCCAAACCGTCCCTGGGGtcagcaggaagagctggggtcagcaggaagagctgggattGCTCATGGAAGCAATAGGAAAGAGGAGGCTCTGTCTCCTTTAAGTGCTTGGGAAAACTTCTGCCTGCTTGCCAAGCCTGGCCCGAGGAGCTGGCACTGGCCCCAGCTGTGCAAGGGGAGCTCTGTGGTGCCAGAAACTGGCACTGGGTGAGAGGTAGGACATGGTGCTGGAGCAATgcccagagctcagccccaggaACAGCACATGATGGGCACGGCTGGggagccagagctggaggcagcgAGAGGTGcccagggacactgctgggacaggtgagaggtgctgcagggtcttggctgtgctctgtgggaTGGGTGTGAAGTGTCGTGGGGTGCCCAGGGACGCTGCTGGCCTCAGTGTTGTGCCCATGCAGGGgttctgccagcagcaccaccccACACTGTGCAGTGCAGCCACGGGACCAGTTTAAAGCCAGCGATGCACTCACTGTGCCCATGCTGAGCTCACCCCTTAcaccccacacagctccagccagacCATATCTGTCCTGCATCCTCATGCccatcccctctgcccctcaccaggctgtgccagcagcaggcagggagcaaaggccctgtcctgcccctgtCTGGGTCCAGTTGGAGGAAGCAACTTCTTTTAGGAGTTTCCCAGTGgctgggttggggttttttgtttgtttgttggaaATCTGTGTTGATTCTTGTCTGTCCTTAATTagtccctgtgtcacctggggCAGCCCCTTGGGTGCTGCCCCATGATCAATGCAGAGCTATTTGCACTATAGTACTACACACAATTGCACATaactaattaatatttatggCAAGGAGGGTCGATTCCCTCCCAGTGATTGCATTGTCAGGGGTTGGGTTATatttttgggttgggttttcattttttcccttgtgactaattctttcctgttccatttcttccctttgcctAATGTTGTTGTTCAGAACGATGGTGCATCATGTTACTAAGAATTTCCCCAGAGCTTGAAGATGTGTGTTTTTATTAGTTAGCAGCCAGCAGGTGAATGGCCTCCCTCAGAGCCctttggagctgctggcagggagggattGCACCCTGGGAACATCCTGgtgggcagcagagccagccacTGCCAGGGCACCATGCAGGGGGGAGTCCCAACACCAGGAACTTTCACAGCTAAGGAAGAAAGAGGGGGGATGCTTTTTTCTGGGAGGGTGGCTGAAGTGCTGAAACTCCCGGTAACTGTTTTCTGGAAAGGGAAGTACAGCAGGATGTAGGAGAACCCCTCAGGCTTTGCCTGGGAtagggaaaagggggaatgtGGAGGTTTCAAGGGCTGAGATGCAAAATTGCCacaggctggcagtgccctgaACACAGCAGGAAGAGGCCATGTCCTGTTGGCTCAGATGCCCCCTGCAAGGCCTGGTGCTGGGGTGGGGACATGGAGCCCCCACACTGCCCCTGATGCCATGGTagagctgctgggagatggCAAGGATGACATCCCTTGGCCCAGCCCTCCATCACTCTGGGGCACCCTCACCTAAATGAAGGAAGTGTTATGGAAGCAGCATTTCCCTGTCCTAGGGGCTGTAACACCCTGTCTGTCAGTGAGGCAGGCACTGCAGGCTGTGCATGGTGCTGCTCCTGATTTCAGTCACAGCCACAGTGCAAGGTGtggcagcctggggcagggagcaggaccAGGAGTGCTCCgtgggcaggtgctgctgggggcagctgttgctggcactgctctggcCTCCCAGGTGGGAGAAACAacacagctcctgggcagctcctACTCCCCCCTGGCTGCTGTGTGGTTGTTATCCCCATCATAGGAataataaaatgattttttttccagtgggtGTCTTCTGTCCTCCTTTGGAATCGGACTCCACTCAGCCTGTGCTGgtctccagctctgcttgggGAGAAGGACATGGGGGTAGAGTGGTGTCCTACAGAACCAGAACTGGAAGGGCTCAGTCTGGCTTGGAAAAGCCCATCAGCTGAGGAGTTTTTTTGCCGAAGCAGAAGTTGGGGTCCCCATGCTTTCTACCTCAGGCAGCCACAACTATCCTCACAGGTCAGGAAGAGACCTCGAGCCTGGTGCTCAAAATGCCTTTTGGCCTCCAGGGCAGTGGGGAGCTGGCTCTGGCACTCCCATTCCTGCAGCTTTGCCCACCTCcatgctgcagcccagctctggagcacaaCCAGGGTACTCAGCCCCCTGCAGATGTCCATGCACCCCCCCCCAATCCCAAACATCTCCTCAGACAGCACCAGCCCCTGGCTGAGCCCCGGGACATGAGGCACCACTGGGGCAAGGATACAGCTGCAAGAGGAGCTCCAATAACTTGAATCCACAGCAGCCAGGTTCCCACTGAGCCACGAGTCAGCTGGAATCATCTCCTGTGCAGGGCTTGATGCTGCCCCCCCCCTGTTTCCCCGTTCCCCGTCCCACAAGCACGTCTCCACGGGCAGTTTCAGCGCTTTATTGTCTGGCggtcctgctgcagcacccCGCTGTCCTCCCCGTGGCCACGGCTGCAGGGGGGAGCCATCCCCTCGTCCCCAGCGTGGCACCGCAGtgtccctgggagctggaggctgcaggagctgcagcagtcCGAGAACTGGCACTTAAGGAATCCTGGCTGGGGCCACACGCTGCTCCTCTGCCGGGCACGGGGAGGGCGTGTGGCCAGGCATGGCTGTGGTCCGGTCCCACTGGGCTGGGTCACTCCACTTCGGgcatttcttaaaaatgtgGTTCAAAAACGCCACCGGTTCTGGGCTGTGACCAGGTGCTCGCAGCTTTGTTTCTCTTataaagaaaccaaacacatccttttcttcccttttatgAGCAGTTCTCGATTTTGGCCAGAAATTGCTGTGCCCACCACTCC
Proteins encoded in this region:
- the ABCA3 gene encoding ATP-binding cassette sub-family A member 3, with translation MVVLRQFRLLLWKNYILQKRQILVTLIEVCLPLLFAAILIALRHRVHSVSHPNATLYPPESVDDLPSFFSSQHASNPWELAYVPSNSSAVRSIAEAVEKALPINIRAQGFPSERDFEEYVRLDNRSGSVLAAVVFRHRFPHSSAPLPLQVEYELRFKYSPRNAPRSEQTGLNPNLDRDWHTSYLFPLFQLPGPREAKFADGGTPGYLREGFLAVQHAVDRAIMQYHTSASSASLLENITVVVQRFPFPAYVNDLFLLAIQNQLPLLLMLSFTYTSLNIVRAVVHEKEKKLKEYMHMMGLSNWLHWSAWFLMFFLFLLVSVFFVTVLFCVKVSEQGAVLTNSDPTLVFTFLAIFSISSISFNFMVSTFFSRANVAAAAGGFLYFFSYIPYFFISPRYDLMSHSQKLASCLISNVAMAMGAQLIGMFEGKGTGIQWRDLMKPISVDDNFTLAQVLGMLLLDSVLYGVVAWYVEAVFPGEYGVPQPWYFFLTPSYWCGRPRTVVGKEKEEEEDPEKALKSQYIEEEPADLVSGIKIKHLSKVFKVGNKTKEAVKDLTVNMYEGQITVLLGHNGAGKTTTLSMLTGLHSPTGGQAYINGYEISQDMVLIRRSLGLCPQHDVLFDNMTVEEHLHFYAGLKGYPPSKCPEEINHILRILNLEDKRRSLTKALSGGMKRKLSIGIALIGDSKVVMLDEPTSGMDPASRRATWDLLQQQRSNRTILLTTHFMDEADLLGDRIAIMAKGELQCCGSSLFLKRKYGAGYHMVMVKEPYCSLGEISRLICQYVPNATMESNAGAELSFILPKESTHRFEALFTELEQRREELGIASYGASVTTMEEVFLRVGKLVDSSMDIQAIQLPALQYQHERRSNDWAMDDSSSLSGMTDMTDDSGALITEDCSSIKLNTGFYLCCQQFYAMFMKRAMYSWRNWKMVAAQFLVPLIFTAFALVVAKTFPGPRDSSSLRLTLEPYGQTIVPFSVSGTAGLPQRLAEEYTELLDAQRQSPLEVLGGLEEYLISRASEEGGAFNEHYIAAASFEGVGNHTLVTALFNNQAYHSPATALMLADSAILRVLAGPNASITVTNYPQPRNITEKAKDQLMEGQTGFAIAINLLYGMASLASTFALLLVSERAIKAKHVQFVSGVYVVNFWLSALLWDIINFLIPCALMLVIFQAFNVQAFTQDSHLVDVMLIFLLYGWAIIPLMYLLSFFFSVAATAYTRLTIFNILSGTATFLAVTIMSIPELGLVDLSKTLDKVFLVLPNYCLGQCISDFYQNYEFIQFCTSSVEAIFICKAFNISYQMNYFSWETPGIGRYLTSLAVQGFSFLFLLFLIETNLLWRLKTLACGICRRRKWVALLNRVSVLPEDRDVADERKKVLESPPELLSSLSSPLVIKELTKVYDSRESLLAVDRISLAVSKGECFGLLGFNGAGKTTTFKMLTGDESITSGDAFVDGHSILANIKKVQQRIGYCPQFDALLEHMTGRETLSMYARLRGIPERYIGSCVENMLRGLLLEPHADKLVRTYSGGNKRKLSAGIALIGGPPVIFLDEPSTGMDPVARRLLWDAVTRTRECGKSIIFTSHSMEECEALCTRLAIMVNGQFKCLGSPQHLKSKFGSGYTLLAKTRSEEEGELQAFKAFVEKTFPGSVLKHEHQGMVHYHLTNKNLSWAQVFGALEKAKEKYRLEDYSVSQISLEQVFMSFTRFQHYTEDRGK